A window of Gammaproteobacteria bacterium contains these coding sequences:
- a CDS encoding penicillin-binding protein 2: protein MALVGVAAAVLLARAVYLQGYHAEALQREGKFLGKVVVPAHRGNIVDRNGEPLAVSAPIPSVVADPRKLRTAPETWGELARALGMSRAQLAARLRKAPAGAEFWYLKRPVLPGVADAVLAVGAPGVRLEYQDRRYYPAAEVFAHTVGYTNIDGQGLAGLERMFEQRLHSEAGEMAVMRDRKGRVIDIVGQNKAGRQGETLMLALDQRLQYLAYRELKAAVRRHRASAGALVILDVVTGEILAMVNQPSFNPNNRATMVDKKGRPDHDKLRNRALTDVFEPGSTVKPFTVAAALEAGVVRPDTLIDARSGVYRVGGQTVRDGRDLGVIDVTTVLQKSSNIGAAKIARQMPRETLWRFFRAVGFGAAPESGFPGEAVGRMSHFRDWYPIDHATFSFGYGVAVSALQLARAYAVLGAGGVIKPVSFLAVDHTPLGRRVMSPRTAATVVHMLESVVAEGGTAVRAAVPGYRVAGKTGTVRQVEHGVYAEDKYWALFAGLVPASQPRLATVVVIDNPRSDDYYGGLVAAPVFARVMEGALRILDIPPDNLSTLAGRRVAGRGL, encoded by the coding sequence ATGGCCCTGGTGGGCGTGGCTGCGGCTGTGCTCCTGGCGCGGGCGGTCTATCTGCAGGGGTACCACGCCGAGGCCTTGCAACGGGAGGGCAAGTTTCTGGGCAAAGTGGTGGTGCCGGCCCACCGCGGCAATATCGTTGACCGCAACGGTGAGCCTCTGGCCGTTAGCGCGCCCATCCCCAGCGTCGTGGCCGACCCCCGTAAACTGCGCACCGCGCCCGAGACCTGGGGCGAGCTGGCCCGGGCCCTGGGCATGAGCCGGGCGCAACTTGCCGCCCGGCTGCGCAAGGCGCCGGCCGGGGCCGAATTTTGGTATTTGAAGCGTCCGGTGTTGCCCGGGGTGGCGGACGCGGTGCTGGCGGTGGGCGCTCCCGGCGTGCGTCTGGAATACCAAGACCGGCGCTATTACCCCGCCGCCGAGGTTTTCGCCCACACAGTGGGTTACACCAACATCGATGGCCAGGGGCTGGCCGGGCTGGAGCGCATGTTTGAACAACGCCTGCACAGCGAAGCCGGCGAAATGGCGGTGATGCGCGACCGCAAGGGGCGGGTCATCGACATCGTCGGCCAGAACAAGGCCGGCCGCCAGGGGGAGACGCTGATGCTGGCGCTGGACCAGCGGCTGCAATACCTGGCTTACCGCGAGCTGAAAGCGGCGGTGAGGCGGCACCGGGCCAGCGCCGGCGCGCTGGTGATTCTTGATGTGGTCACGGGTGAGATTCTGGCCATGGTCAACCAGCCCAGCTTCAACCCCAACAATCGCGCCACCATGGTGGATAAAAAAGGCCGGCCCGACCACGACAAGCTGCGCAACCGGGCGCTGACCGATGTGTTTGAGCCCGGTTCCACGGTCAAACCGTTTACGGTGGCCGCCGCCCTGGAGGCGGGAGTGGTTCGCCCCGACACGCTGATCGACGCCCGTTCCGGCGTCTACCGGGTGGGTGGCCAGACCGTGCGCGACGGCCGCGACCTGGGGGTGATTGACGTGACCACCGTGTTGCAAAAATCCAGCAATATCGGGGCGGCCAAAATCGCCCGGCAGATGCCCCGCGAGACCCTGTGGCGCTTCTTCCGGGCCGTGGGCTTCGGGGCCGCGCCGGAGAGCGGCTTTCCCGGTGAGGCCGTGGGGCGCATGTCGCACTTCCGCGACTGGTACCCCATTGACCATGCCACCTTTTCCTTTGGCTATGGCGTGGCCGTGTCTGCCCTGCAGCTGGCCCGGGCCTACGCCGTCCTGGGCGCCGGTGGTGTCATCAAGCCCGTGTCTTTTCTGGCGGTGGACCACACTCCCCTGGGCCGGCGGGTGATGAGCCCGCGCACCGCCGCCACCGTGGTGCACATGCTGGAGTCTGTGGTCGCCGAGGGTGGCACGGCGGTGCGTGCCGCCGTGCCCGGCTACCGGGTGGCGGGAAAAACCGGCACCGTACGCCAGGTGGAGCACGGTGTTTATGCCGAAGACAAATACTGGGCCCTGTTCGCCGGCCTGGTTCCTGCCAGCCAGCCGCGCCTGGCCACGGTGGTGGTCATTGACAACCCCCGCAGTGACGACTACTACGGTGGCTTGGTGGCGGCGCCGGTGTTCGCCAGGGTGATGGAGGGGGCGTTGCGCATCCTGGACATCCCCCCCGACAACCTGTCCACCCTGGCAGGTCGGCGCGTGGCCGGAAGGGGGCTTTGA
- the ftsL gene encoding cell division protein FtsL, with product MPSSPWCAWSAKPGVPAGRSWRAIPGPAAPSCGWWRSCKVAAGVMKTGPANRWRGVLIAALVLGTCLSALAAVYSAYQGRQLLNALYGLRKEQRAMDVEWQRLQLERSTSEAYQNIETEARTTLRMAPPRPEQIVIVRP from the coding sequence ATGCCTTCAAGCCCCTGGTGCGCCTGGTCGGCAAAGCCCGGCGTCCCGGCGGGGAGGAGCTGGCGCGCAATCCCAGGGCCCGCAGCGCCGTCTTGCGGGTGGTGGAGAAGCTGTAAGGTGGCGGCGGGAGTGATGAAAACAGGCCCTGCGAACCGGTGGCGGGGCGTGCTGATCGCCGCCTTGGTGCTGGGCACTTGCCTGTCCGCGCTGGCGGCCGTGTACAGCGCCTACCAGGGCCGCCAGCTGTTGAATGCCTTGTACGGCCTGCGCAAGGAGCAGCGCGCCATGGACGTGGAGTGGCAGCGTCTGCAACTGGAGCGCAGTACCAGCGAGGCCTATCAAAATATCGAAACCGAGGCCCGCACCACGTTGCGTATGGCGCCGCCGCGGCCTGAGCAAATCGTGATTGTCCGCCCATGA
- the rsmH gene encoding 16S rRNA (cytosine(1402)-N(4))-methyltransferase RsmH yields MSTTYPHQAVLLDEVMDALQIRPDGIYVDATFGRGGHAEAILQKLGSKGRLIALDKDPEAVQVAMERQARDRRFVVFKGAFVMLGSLLAEQAVVGKVNGLVLDLGVSSPQLDDPARGFSFLRDGPLDMRMDPAVGLSAAQWLAAACESEIARVLKVYGEERYARRLAKAIVAARAEAPIVTTGRLAGVLAAAHPAWEEGKHPATRAFQAIRIYINGELDELEACLPQAVKVLAPGGRLAVISFHSLEDRMVKRFFREQARGGDFPRGLPVRADAFKPLVRLVGKARRPGGEELARNPRARSAVLRVVEKL; encoded by the coding sequence ATGTCCACAACGTATCCCCATCAAGCCGTCCTGTTGGACGAGGTGATGGACGCTTTGCAGATTCGCCCCGACGGCATCTATGTGGATGCCACCTTTGGGCGCGGGGGGCACGCGGAAGCCATTCTGCAAAAGCTGGGAAGCAAAGGACGCCTCATCGCTCTGGACAAGGATCCCGAGGCGGTGCAGGTGGCCATGGAGCGGCAGGCGAGGGATCGCCGCTTCGTTGTTTTCAAGGGTGCGTTTGTCATGTTGGGTTCTCTTCTGGCGGAACAGGCAGTGGTCGGCAAAGTCAATGGGCTGGTGCTGGATCTCGGCGTGTCCTCGCCCCAATTGGACGACCCGGCGCGGGGGTTCAGTTTTTTGCGCGACGGGCCTTTGGATATGCGCATGGACCCGGCCGTGGGGCTGAGCGCCGCCCAATGGCTGGCCGCGGCCTGCGAGTCGGAGATCGCCCGCGTGCTCAAAGTCTATGGCGAAGAACGCTACGCCCGCCGCCTGGCCAAAGCCATCGTCGCGGCGCGCGCCGAGGCCCCCATTGTGACCACGGGCCGCCTGGCCGGAGTGCTTGCGGCGGCTCACCCTGCCTGGGAGGAAGGCAAACACCCCGCCACCCGGGCGTTCCAGGCCATTCGCATTTATATCAACGGTGAGCTGGATGAGCTGGAGGCCTGCCTGCCCCAGGCCGTGAAGGTGCTGGCGCCGGGTGGCCGCCTGGCCGTGATCAGTTTTCATTCCCTGGAAGACCGCATGGTGAAGCGGTTTTTTCGCGAGCAGGCGCGTGGCGGCGACTTTCCCCGCGGCCTGCCGGTACGGGCCGATGCCTTCAAGCCCCTGGTGCGCCTGGTCGGCAAAGCCCGGCGTCCCGGCGGGGAGGAGCTGGCGCGCAATCCCAGGGCCCGCAGCGCCGTCTTGCGGGTGGTGGAGAAGCTGTAA